In Candidatus Defluviilinea proxima, a single genomic region encodes these proteins:
- a CDS encoding ferritin-like domain-containing protein → MTKELTLHDMYVEHLKDMYSAENQILKALPKVIQGVTSSELKKALEKHLKETEGQVARIEQVSQSLDVSPRGKKCAGMEGVLEEGKEALAEEYASPDLMDSALIGGCQKVEHYEICGYKDLIHMAELLGDNKAVDLLTKSLHEEEAADQKLAELGENMITPETIQAI, encoded by the coding sequence ATGACAAAAGAACTAACCCTGCACGATATGTATGTTGAGCACTTGAAGGACATGTATAGTGCCGAAAATCAGATTCTCAAAGCCCTGCCGAAAGTTATCCAAGGCGTCACTTCTTCTGAATTGAAGAAGGCTTTGGAAAAACATCTCAAGGAGACGGAAGGCCAAGTTGCCCGCATTGAGCAGGTTTCTCAATCTTTGGATGTCAGTCCGCGCGGGAAGAAATGCGCAGGCATGGAAGGCGTTCTTGAAGAAGGCAAAGAAGCCCTCGCGGAAGAATATGCTTCTCCAGACTTGATGGATTCAGCCTTGATCGGTGGATGTCAAAAAGTTGAGCATTATGAGATCTGTGGTTATAAAGACCTGATCCATATGGCTGAATTGTTAGGTGACAATAAAGCCGTTGACCTTCTGACGAAATCACTTCATGAAGAAGAAGCTGCCGATCAAAAACTGGCAGAGTTGGGTGAGAACATGATCACCCCTGAAACTATTCAAGCGATCTAA